Below is a window of Populus alba chromosome 2, ASM523922v2, whole genome shotgun sequence DNA.
ACTTTCTACTGAAAAATTGGTTGGTAGTaagaagttgagaataataaaaaCCTCGTTACTCCTCTGTAGATCGAGGCCCCCCTAGAAAACCCACTACTTTTTCTGCAAGGCAAAGGAGAAAATCTATGAACACCCTCTTCTCGTAAACAGAAACCATTTGAAAGGTAAGCCATTTCCTTACCTTCGCAAATGCGCAACATATTCCTGGCGGCTCATATTCTTCATTTCTTCAAGTTCTTCCGGGTAATTTTCtaactgaaaaagaaaaaccatgacTTTTAGTGAACATAAAACAATCATAACGACAATGTCTCGAAGAGAGGATTAAATATTACCGGAAAATTTATATGGGTTGAAGGTCCCCAGTACTTAAGGGCAGCAAGATCATAAGCCCTTGCAGCCTTCTCTTCCATATCATAACCCCCTATATGTCAATCATTGAAATGGAAATAATGTCAAAAGTGAACAGCAAGGGTCTTTCTAACATGACCACCATTAGTGTTTAAGAGAAGGCTTACCCAGATAAACTGAAAATTGCATGATTCCAAGAAGCATGTGCAAGCCAAGTAAGAAATAAATAGCACAGGTCAGGGTCATGAATACAGAGGGGCCAAGAACccggggaaaaaaaagaagcaatacTTCCAAATAGAAATTGCAAACATTATTAGCTTTCCATGACGAACCTTGCCTTCCTTTCCTGGTCTGGCCCTCCTTCTTACAACTATTGTCCCAGAGATGGGCTTCATATCTACCAGTCCATCTGTGCCTGGAAGGGGGTTAATTCAAAACGGTTAATTGGACATAAAAAGGAGCAAAAGTATAAGGAAAGCACAGCCTAGAATAGAATagtacaaaaaataattcaaagtagCAGTGATAACTGAACAAGAAATGTACGAGTGAGCGGAAACATCCAAAAGGAGGCATGAGCACAACTGTTCATCAATTCATTATAATCACGAAGAACTTTGAAAATGTAGCGGGTAAAGAAACAGTTCCATCTAACCTTGTAACACCTCTATACTGTGATGTTCTTTGGCCAAATGTGTCAATAGACTTCCTATGAACAGGTTGTTTTTGACCCACTTTTGCAGGACCTCGCTTCTTCGTTTCTATGGCCGCACATTCAGCGCCAGTAGGAGAGATCTGCCTCGGAGCTGTAATGCAGCTTGACTGCGAACCAGGACTCATAGACAAGCTGAGAGACTGTAAATCCCCACAGCCCATAGCACTAACAGACCCGCCATCATTAACCATGCTACTATTAATCTGCTGCTCCAGTGCACTTTGGGAGGAATAGTGTCTAGCAACCCAGTTTTTTAAGCAAGGCAATTCATCGTCTCCCATTTGAGGAATAGGTGAATTACAATCTGCAAGCTGAGTACCCTTGGTTTCCCCCTCCAGTGGGGCCTGATATAGACCTTGGAATGCTATTCCAGAATAGTATGGGTGGGGCTGAACTGAAAACTGCTGGTCTTGCTGCCTAAATGGTTCGTGAAGGTCGAGCGAATGTTGTCTATTAGTTTCTGGCTCTGAGTTTTGATGGTAGTACATGCTGTCTAGGCTTAAGGCCATAGCTTCCCTTTCATGGCTACTGTACTGATGACTTTCTATAGTTGCACCACCTAGGAAGTCCTCCAGTTTCGGTGACGGACTCGACACCATTCCTTGAAAACACAAACGCATATGCTTTAAAGCAGTATTTCAAACCAAGAGGGAAAAAACACAAGGAACTAAACAAGAAATAAGGAAGCACAAAGCAAACCTTCAGGTTGTGATCTAGTGAGAGCTTCCATGATACAGAGAGACCCGTCAGACTTGAGGGGCATAACAGACAGAGGAGAGTGAAAGCCATCATTTTCTCCGACTCCATAACTGATTCCAGGGTTGTTGAAGTGAGTGGTAGATAGGTAGAAACTTGTTGGAACAGCAGCAGAAACAGAAACAGCAGTAGGAGCATGGTTTTGATGATGGTACTGATGATGATGTTGGGGGTCAGAAGCAACCTCCATTTTCATGTGGGGCGAGAGAGAGAAGCCTAACCAGTTATTATTACTTCCATTGTTGTTATCACCCGTCGATTTCATCTTCTCCTCCTCTCACTCTACctctctcttccttttcctACTTCCGGAGGTTCCTTAGAAGTATCTCTCCCTCGCTGCAAGGCAACTCAATCATTGCCATAGAAATAAACTAATCATACCCAAAATCTTGCCTACTTCCATATGAaagcttggttttttctttttcttttttccttttttttttgttgttgttgttgtctagCAGCCAGAActcattgcaagaaaaaaaaaattccgacCCAAACTCTACTCTATGCACTCACCCACAAAattctcctctctttctctctctctctaaatgaGAACAAACCTGGTCTCtttaaactaaacaaaaggAATGAATTCTAGCGAGCAATGCTGGGTAGCACCCCTGCATTCCATAGGGATCTGTGTATATGAGAAAGACCACGTCTTTAGCTTTTATCTCTCTCAAGTATAACCTCCCTTCCacctcgctctctctctctctctctctctttactaacccttttttttatcccttcaGAAGAGCGCCCCCTTAAACCCTAGGAAATAAAAGAAGGCAGATCAATATACCACCGAAACctttttcaagtttcaacagCTAAGAAAATGAGTATATACTTTCCTCATTAGCCAGAAAAACACCCAGAAGATACTGTCATCAAACTTTATTATCGCTCTCTCAATGACAGTTAAATCCAGTGGGTGCGTGGTCGTAGCCAATAGGGTGAGGCTGGTCAGTAACCAAATGGGTTTAGCTTTATTTTACTGTGCGAAAGGGCCTTAGATAGATTTGATGGGCATGACATCTGCCCCCTGCAGTCACTTCATGCAGTACACTGCCACTCTGCAATCCAACTTATAtctgttgtttttcctttcaactTAAATACTGCTCCAATTTGGTTCACAGCTTTCGATTCAAAAACATATACTTTACCGGTGGGACATAGGCGCAGGCCCCTTCGGGTCACCTTCCTGCTGTGACCATGCATTGCTCTCACAGCCCCATCACCCACCGTTCATTTCGATTGAAAGCTTCTTATGCGGGTCATCGATGTGACCATTTTTGACTTCCTGCTTTGTTCATCTGGCAGCATGATATTGGTGGTGACTGTTATCTGTGAATTCCTAGCGtgacttttatttgtttataaaacatTAGGTGAAATGAGCAACTTCGGCCCTTTCGGTGCTGCTGTgagtttcaataaaattttaattttttttatttaaaattaaaataaattttgaaaaataaaaaatattaattagatatatttataagaaaaatactttaaaaaacaactaataccATACTCATAGAtactctaaaatatttttttttaagcaagataagataaagttaaattataatttaaaaataaaagagttaaaGGAAGTTCAATAGAGAAACTAGTTCcgaccaaaataaataaaatatttaaaaaaacggAGTTAAAGGAAGTTCAATCAGAGAAATTAGTTCCGaccaagataaataaaatattaaaaaaaaaggagttgttggtattaaaaaaccatttttttttcaaaaaattaaaagatacatACAGAATGCTtcggataaaaaaaagatggtggaATTTATTTTGAAAGGGATTAACGGTTTCATTGACGTCATGGTAAAGTGCAGGCAATATATAATCTCTTGAAATTACAATTGAAGAAAGGgtaaatattttcaacgttaaaaaacaaaacgcGATTGTCACGTGCCACGCTATGTAGAACGCGTGGTGTAAAATtatacctttttctttttggatttgaATATAAATGCGAAAAAGAACAGAAACTCCATTTGCTTTTTTAACGACTTTGGGTCATTCGGTGTGGAGTGAGCACCTGCTTCCACGGCAAAAAGTGGGGAAGTGGGTCTGtgatatatttaaaagattCCGGGAATGATGATCAAAGGCCCCTCCGGGAGGATAAAGTCGAAATTCGTATTTTATTTCAAGATACTGCGTTCGTAactgtttttgcattttaaatttttttattttttttaaattaatatttttttagtatttttatattattttaatttactgatattaaaaataatttttttaaaataaaaaatattattttaacatattttcaatataaaaaatactttaaaaaataataaaaaactatattcttaaaaaatctcAGTATATGGCATCCTTTC
It encodes the following:
- the LOC118035777 gene encoding AP2-like ethylene-responsive transcription factor ANT isoform X2; translation: MKSTGDNNNGSNNNWLGFSLSPHMKMEVASDPQHHHQYHHQNHAPTAVSVSAAVPTSFYLSTTHFNNPGISYGVGENDGFHSPLSVMPLKSDGSLCIMEALTRSQPEGMVSSPSPKLEDFLGGATIESHQYSSHEREAMALSLDSMYYHQNSEPETNRQHSLDLHEPFRQQDQQFSVQPHPYYSGIAFQGLYQAPLEGETKGTQLADCNSPIPQMGDDELPCLKNWVARHYSSQSALEQQINSSMVNDGGSVSAMGCGDLQSLSLSMSPGSQSSCITAPRQISPTGAECAAIETKKRGPAKVGQKQPVHRKSIDTFGQRTSQYRGVTRHRWTGRYEAHLWDNSCKKEGQTRKGRQVYLGGYDMEEKAARAYDLAALKYWGPSTHINFPLENYPEELEEMKNMSRQEYVAHLRRKSSGFSRGASIYRGVTRHHQHGRWQARIGRVAGNKDLYLGTFSTQEEAAEAYDIAAIKFRGVNAVTNFNITRYDVDRIMASNTLLAGELARRNRDTESSIEAIDYNSSTHGNGVLYQSSQEQPNACGESLDQKSMSSGNYRSSSFSVALQDLIGIDHSANSSQLVVDESAKRGTLLSNPSSLVTSLSSSREPSPDKTATTMLFAKPPLASKFVSPTTSVTPWFQAAQLRPAAIPMSHLPVFAAWNDT
- the LOC118035777 gene encoding AP2-like ethylene-responsive transcription factor ANT isoform X1, whose amino-acid sequence is MKSTGDNNNGSNNNWLGFSLSPHMKMEVASDPQHHHQYHHQNHAPTAVSVSAAVPTSFYLSTTHFNNPGISYGVGENDGFHSPLSVMPLKSDGSLCIMEALTRSQPEGMVSSPSPKLEDFLGGATIESHQYSSHEREAMALSLDSMYYHQNSEPETNRQHSLDLHEPFRQQDQQFSVQPHPYYSGIAFQGLYQAPLEGETKGTQLADCNSPIPQMGDDELPCLKNWVARHYSSQSALEQQINSSMVNDGGSVSAMGCGDLQSLSLSMSPGSQSSCITAPRQISPTGAECAAIETKKRGPAKVGQKQPVHRKSIDTFGQRTSQYRGVTRHRWTGRYEAHLWDNSCKKEGQTRKGRQGSSWKANNVCNFYLEVLLLFFPRVLGPSVFMTLTCAIYFLLGLHMLLGIMQFSVYLGGYDMEEKAARAYDLAALKYWGPSTHINFPLENYPEELEEMKNMSRQEYVAHLRRKSSGFSRGASIYRGVTRHHQHGRWQARIGRVAGNKDLYLGTFSTQEEAAEAYDIAAIKFRGVNAVTNFNITRYDVDRIMASNTLLAGELARRNRDTESSIEAIDYNSSTHGNGVLYQSSQEQPNACGESLDQKSMSSGNYRSSSFSVALQDLIGIDHSANSSQLVVDESAKRGTLLSNPSSLVTSLSSSREPSPDKTATTMLFAKPPLASKFVSPTTSVTPWFQAAQLRPAAIPMSHLPVFAAWNDT